One genomic region from Halobacteriovorax sp. HLS encodes:
- a CDS encoding glycosyltransferase family 9 protein — translation MSYKTILVVKNRAMGDSVMGLSTLQYIKELYPSAKIIYALPLWITRLYKNVDIASDEVISCDLKNAKDWLALFKKMRKIKPDVIFEMQQGGRTKKFFGTYSKIFGIPYFFHNHHISSGGNIHDQGVIKAVIQRDLDGAFSTLSHKERYPSYLHYTPKVSFSRKYKKRVILGVVATRQTKMWSLSKYVDLCKLIKRDFPCLNIVIPLSKSSGDMEISKELTALGISSIANLEYVELENLFEYIGNSKLYIGNDTGLKHIAIAAGIKSYTFFGPEPPNEWHPYNEKDHPYFYKEGLDCRTEHAHYCGLSVCESMICLNEFRPEDIYQVIKKDLDD, via the coding sequence ATGTCATATAAAACAATATTAGTCGTTAAGAACCGTGCTATGGGTGATTCTGTAATGGGTCTTTCGACTTTACAATATATTAAAGAATTGTACCCAAGTGCTAAAATTATATATGCACTTCCTTTGTGGATAACAAGACTTTATAAAAATGTTGATATTGCTAGCGATGAAGTCATTAGTTGTGACTTGAAGAATGCTAAAGATTGGTTGGCACTTTTTAAGAAAATGCGAAAAATAAAGCCTGACGTTATCTTTGAGATGCAACAAGGTGGCAGAACAAAGAAATTTTTTGGAACATACTCAAAGATATTTGGTATTCCATATTTCTTTCATAATCATCATATTTCATCAGGTGGTAATATTCATGATCAAGGTGTAATTAAGGCAGTCATTCAAAGGGATTTAGATGGAGCCTTTTCAACACTATCTCATAAAGAGAGATATCCGAGTTACTTGCACTATACTCCGAAAGTGAGTTTTTCAAGAAAATACAAGAAAAGAGTTATATTAGGAGTCGTGGCAACACGACAAACTAAAATGTGGTCCTTAAGTAAGTATGTTGATTTATGTAAATTGATTAAGAGAGATTTTCCTTGTCTTAATATTGTGATTCCTCTTTCTAAATCTTCAGGAGATATGGAAATATCAAAGGAGCTCACTGCTTTAGGAATATCTTCGATTGCAAATCTTGAATATGTAGAACTTGAAAACCTATTTGAATATATTGGAAACTCTAAGCTCTATATTGGTAACGATACAGGTTTAAAGCATATAGCAATTGCTGCAGGCATAAAGAGTTATACATTCTTTGGGCCAGAGCCTCCTAATGAGTGGCATCCATATAATGAAAAAGATCATCCTTACTTTTATAAAGAAGGACTAGATTGCAGAACTGAACATGCACATTATTGTGGTCTGTCAGTATGTGAGAGTATGATTTGTTTGAATGAGTTTAGGCCGGAGGATATCTACCAAGTAATTAAAAAGGATCTAGATGACTAA
- a CDS encoding DEAD/DEAH box helicase, with protein MLNDIFILPAHLEKLARRFFNESEINQAKKFLSLSCVNLSFTKGSPETYYIVSGIVRQDRSHECKVVYKKRLEDTEEGPYSSNCDCHDWEAKRNCAHTCALFLGYHLQLEGEAPRDESSPPIPNFGLNGVNVIEYGTIIKGPHQLQGAAATATYSSLHYLLHNKKVVNFPLPDNFEGKVILSILSPNDERAVPKLKFKHKRDDGSICEEISLFENLYLFDWNLGRAFHLSSDLKTLIQKIKIRGNTLEINDLIKMAMHKELSDKCEIYLDGTPLEEVKEINANCRVTLTPGERRGLIDVEVVFHDDNEKAISAPDFLTSFTFEGGLLSNFKKKKDAYDFIGQFSDHLEDQIYDYKKSLHSAARKEKWLDIINYTLNNEKTYIYDIEEKEICDYNNEFLSLLISSLYKNFGELFFRYSQFNPATKSIHFQATTSAIFQGLNAFNEKVTPYGVNIFYEKQELANWNSKIRFERRASSTKWFDLELYISKEDLAIISQADLETGLALTDKGLVLLNKEQKDLMRFMRKYTKFEGQASENEESTDIPFKKFLLPFNRARIFELFELKKLGIEGALTKEEEELCERLATLESVPDYDLPVDLSAELRPYQKTGYNWLKFLYENKLGACLADDMGLGKTLQTISFIQSIHDQIDRVLVVCPVSILLNWQKEIEKFSKLNIQIYHGGERNINDDAKVILTSYGVMKREIDEKFSQMHFDVLVLDEVQHLKNIRSLGAYAARKIKADFRICLTGTPVENDLAEFYNIIDLSVPGIWGDLEFIRTTSNKKSRLVARKTAAPFVLRRTKDQVLTDLPAKIENNVYLNFDDGERQTYVQNLLNIKNRIKNSPSKKKYGEILKGLLQLRQSCLWQAPGATPHYKSIMSTKVEFLVEQLEQIIEEGHQTIVFSQFTTYLDLIQNTLRDKHWRLSRIDGSQSIKKRQQQVDEFQAGKTDVFLISLKAGGVGLNLTAASYVFIMDPWWNPAVESQAIDRAHRIGQQNTLTVYRPIIKDTVEEKVLQLQEMKKQLFKDLLPDDDESLFTGKLSLTDFEDLFS; from the coding sequence ATGCTTAATGACATATTTATTCTTCCAGCTCACCTAGAAAAGCTTGCTCGCAGGTTTTTTAATGAGAGTGAAATTAATCAGGCCAAGAAATTTCTAAGCCTCTCATGTGTTAATTTATCTTTCACTAAAGGAAGCCCGGAAACCTACTACATTGTTTCAGGCATTGTTCGTCAGGATAGATCTCACGAATGTAAAGTAGTTTATAAAAAGCGACTAGAGGATACCGAAGAAGGTCCTTATAGTTCTAATTGTGACTGCCACGACTGGGAAGCGAAACGCAATTGCGCACATACTTGCGCACTTTTTCTAGGTTATCACCTTCAGTTAGAAGGCGAAGCCCCTAGAGATGAGTCATCACCACCAATTCCAAATTTTGGATTAAACGGTGTTAATGTTATTGAATACGGAACAATTATTAAAGGCCCTCATCAACTTCAAGGAGCTGCAGCAACTGCTACGTATTCATCACTACATTATCTTCTACATAATAAGAAAGTTGTTAATTTTCCATTACCCGATAATTTTGAAGGTAAGGTTATATTAAGTATCTTAAGTCCTAATGATGAAAGAGCAGTCCCTAAGTTAAAGTTTAAGCACAAAAGAGATGACGGAAGTATTTGTGAAGAAATTTCACTCTTTGAAAATCTCTATCTATTTGATTGGAACCTAGGTAGGGCCTTCCATCTAAGTAGTGATTTAAAAACCTTAATTCAAAAAATTAAAATACGTGGTAATACTCTTGAAATTAATGACCTAATTAAAATGGCCATGCACAAAGAGTTATCAGACAAGTGTGAAATCTATCTCGATGGAACACCTCTAGAGGAAGTTAAAGAAATAAATGCTAACTGCAGAGTAACTCTTACTCCTGGTGAGCGAAGAGGGCTTATTGATGTTGAAGTTGTATTTCATGATGATAATGAAAAAGCGATTTCTGCACCTGACTTCCTAACTTCATTTACTTTTGAAGGTGGATTACTCTCTAACTTCAAAAAGAAGAAGGATGCCTACGACTTTATCGGACAATTTTCAGATCACTTAGAAGATCAAATCTATGATTATAAGAAGTCTCTTCATTCGGCCGCTAGAAAAGAAAAATGGCTCGATATAATTAATTACACTTTAAATAATGAAAAAACTTATATTTATGATATCGAAGAAAAAGAAATTTGTGATTATAATAACGAGTTTCTCTCTTTATTAATCTCAAGCCTATATAAGAACTTCGGTGAATTATTTTTTAGATACTCTCAATTTAACCCGGCGACAAAGTCAATACACTTTCAAGCGACAACATCGGCAATCTTTCAAGGATTAAATGCCTTTAATGAAAAAGTCACTCCTTATGGTGTGAATATTTTCTACGAAAAGCAAGAGCTCGCAAATTGGAACTCTAAAATTCGCTTCGAAAGGCGTGCTTCTTCAACAAAGTGGTTTGATTTAGAGCTATATATTTCTAAAGAAGATCTCGCAATTATCAGCCAAGCTGATCTTGAAACGGGTCTTGCTCTAACAGACAAAGGACTTGTTCTTTTAAATAAAGAACAAAAAGACCTAATGCGCTTTATGCGTAAATATACAAAATTTGAGGGTCAAGCAAGCGAAAATGAAGAGAGTACAGACATACCATTCAAGAAGTTTCTACTTCCTTTTAACAGAGCACGAATTTTTGAGCTCTTTGAATTGAAAAAGCTAGGTATTGAAGGTGCGCTAACAAAGGAAGAAGAAGAGTTATGTGAAAGGTTAGCTACACTTGAGAGCGTACCTGATTATGACCTACCAGTAGACTTAAGCGCAGAGCTGAGACCTTACCAAAAGACAGGTTATAACTGGCTTAAGTTTCTATATGAAAATAAGCTTGGAGCATGCTTGGCCGATGATATGGGTCTTGGTAAAACTCTTCAGACAATTTCATTTATCCAAAGTATTCATGACCAAATAGATAGAGTCCTAGTGGTTTGTCCCGTCTCTATCCTTCTAAACTGGCAAAAAGAAATTGAAAAATTCTCTAAGCTTAATATTCAGATTTATCATGGTGGCGAAAGAAATATAAATGACGATGCAAAAGTTATTCTAACTAGCTATGGTGTCATGAAAAGAGAAATTGATGAGAAATTTTCTCAAATGCACTTCGACGTCCTTGTTCTTGATGAAGTTCAACATCTTAAGAATATAAGATCGCTAGGTGCATATGCCGCAAGAAAAATAAAAGCTGATTTTAGGATTTGCTTAACGGGTACACCTGTTGAAAATGACCTTGCTGAATTTTATAATATAATAGACCTAAGTGTGCCTGGTATTTGGGGAGATTTAGAGTTTATCCGAACAACCTCTAATAAGAAATCACGTCTTGTTGCTAGAAAAACAGCAGCACCATTTGTTCTTAGGAGAACTAAAGATCAAGTTCTAACCGATCTTCCTGCGAAAATTGAAAATAATGTTTATCTAAACTTTGATGATGGGGAGAGACAAACATATGTTCAAAATCTTCTCAATATCAAAAATAGAATTAAAAACTCTCCTTCTAAAAAGAAGTACGGGGAGATACTTAAAGGTCTGTTGCAACTTAGACAAAGCTGTCTATGGCAAGCTCCTGGAGCAACTCCGCACTACAAATCCATCATGTCTACAAAGGTTGAATTTCTAGTCGAACAACTTGAACAGATCATTGAAGAGGGGCATCAGACAATTGTCTTTAGCCAGTTTACGACCTACCTCGATCTTATTCAAAATACTCTAAGGGATAAACACTGGAGACTCTCAAGAATTGACGGAAGTCAGTCAATAAAGAAAAGACAACAGCAAGTTGACGAGTTTCAGGCCGGAAAGACCGATGTCTTTCTAATCTCTCTTAAGGCCGGTGGTGTAGGTCTAAACCTTACAGCGGCAAGTTATGTATTTATAATGGATCCTTGGTGGAATCCAGCTGTTGAGTCTCAAGCAATTGACAGGGCCCATAGAATTGGACAGCAAAATACATTAACTGTTTACAGACCTATTATTAAAGATACTGTCGAAGAGAAGGTTTTACAGCTGCAAGAGATGAAAAAACAACTATTTAAAGACCTACTTCCTGATGATGATGAGTCTTTATTTACAGGAAAGCTTTCTTTAACAGACTTTGAAGACCTATTTTCTTAA
- a CDS encoding response regulator transcription factor translates to MQKILFVDDTIDNLERFKQVLGTHFDFTLASNAETALEYAKSDQFDLFLIDILMPVKNGLQLHDEIVSADWYAGTPIVLKSMSRNEEMKLEALSLTKTDFIGFGMSFDEIRVRLSNQIFRHKREKKIILGHSFVLDVDNVRAEYNGDCLGLTKHEFIILKTLSSKKLVPKYDLIDLIWGNKNIQDDNNINTHIANLRKKIEVTPFKVVNIRGKGYYLDSIVKC, encoded by the coding sequence ATGCAAAAAATCTTATTTGTGGATGACACAATTGATAACTTAGAGAGATTTAAACAGGTTTTGGGTACTCACTTTGATTTTACTCTAGCAAGTAATGCTGAAACGGCACTTGAATATGCAAAGTCCGATCAGTTTGATCTTTTCTTGATTGATATTTTAATGCCTGTCAAAAATGGTCTTCAACTCCATGATGAGATTGTTAGTGCAGATTGGTACGCAGGAACTCCAATCGTTTTAAAATCTATGAGTCGTAATGAAGAAATGAAATTAGAGGCCCTGAGCTTAACTAAGACGGACTTTATTGGGTTTGGAATGAGCTTCGATGAGATTCGAGTGAGACTAAGCAATCAAATTTTTAGACATAAGAGAGAGAAGAAAATTATTTTAGGTCACTCTTTTGTTTTAGACGTTGATAATGTTAGAGCTGAGTACAATGGAGACTGCTTGGGACTCACAAAGCATGAGTTCATTATTCTAAAAACGCTTAGTTCTAAGAAGTTAGTTCCTAAGTATGATTTGATAGATTTGATTTGGGGAAATAAGAATATTCAAGACGATAATAATATTAATACTCATATAGCGAACCTTAGGAAGAAGATTGAAGTAACACCTTTCAAGGTCGTAAATATTAGAGGTAAGGGTTATTACCTAGATTCAATTGTTAAATGTTAA
- the rpoD gene encoding RNA polymerase sigma factor RpoD, with protein sequence MGSVALLTREGEVVIAKEIEEGEREIILSAVKSTHAIKEIIRLKEKVETQENQSEFVKELVRGLDDESSNKDIEKVKQQIYAVCDDLESQLGNVENEDGTLKKYTEAEKKVMDEIALRLADLTFNRKIINSFVEPVKKYFLQFKELYEQQERIFKFLEVPDYEDYKVLYEKVLEDDAFKRRLAKDLYTTDAKIEQLIRNQEDVIRKLRRLSLDAGMDFEDINDVYNIILKGEQKADVAKSQLVEANLRLVVSIAKKYTNRGLQFLDLIQEGNIGLMKAVDKFEYRRGYKFSTYATWWIRQAITRAIADQARTIRIPVHMIETINKMVRTSRQLIQELGREPTPEEIAEKMELPVDKVKKVQKISKEPISLETPIGEEEDSSLGDFIEDKKIISPADAVMSVTLSEQTRSVLSTLTPREEKVLRMRFGIGEKSDHTLEEVGQDFFVTRERIRQIEAKALRKLRHPSRAKMLKSYIDKE encoded by the coding sequence ATGGGTTCTGTCGCTCTACTTACACGTGAAGGTGAAGTTGTAATTGCCAAAGAAATTGAAGAAGGTGAAAGAGAAATTATTCTCTCTGCCGTAAAGTCTACTCATGCTATTAAAGAAATTATCAGACTAAAAGAAAAAGTTGAAACACAAGAAAATCAAAGTGAATTTGTGAAGGAACTTGTTCGTGGTCTTGACGATGAATCTTCCAACAAAGACATAGAGAAAGTTAAACAACAAATCTATGCAGTATGCGATGATTTAGAGTCTCAACTAGGTAATGTTGAAAATGAAGATGGTACTTTAAAGAAGTATACTGAAGCTGAAAAGAAAGTGATGGATGAAATTGCTCTTCGTTTAGCAGACCTTACATTCAACAGAAAAATCATTAATAGTTTTGTTGAACCGGTTAAGAAATACTTCCTTCAGTTCAAAGAACTATATGAACAACAAGAAAGAATTTTCAAATTTTTAGAAGTTCCTGATTATGAAGACTATAAAGTTCTTTATGAAAAAGTTTTAGAAGATGATGCATTTAAGAGAAGACTTGCAAAAGACCTTTATACAACTGATGCAAAAATTGAACAACTTATCAGAAACCAAGAAGATGTTATTAGAAAGCTTCGTCGTTTAAGCCTAGATGCTGGAATGGATTTTGAAGACATCAATGATGTTTATAATATTATCTTAAAAGGTGAACAAAAGGCCGACGTTGCGAAATCTCAACTTGTTGAAGCTAACCTTAGACTAGTTGTTTCTATTGCTAAGAAATATACTAACAGAGGATTACAATTCCTAGACTTAATCCAGGAAGGTAATATCGGCTTAATGAAAGCTGTGGACAAATTTGAGTATCGTCGTGGTTATAAATTTTCTACTTATGCGACTTGGTGGATTCGTCAGGCCATAACAAGAGCAATTGCTGACCAAGCAAGAACAATTCGTATCCCAGTTCACATGATAGAAACTATCAACAAGATGGTTCGAACTTCTCGTCAGTTAATTCAAGAGCTAGGTAGAGAACCTACTCCAGAAGAGATTGCAGAGAAAATGGAACTTCCAGTTGATAAAGTGAAAAAAGTTCAAAAGATCTCTAAAGAGCCTATCTCTCTTGAAACTCCAATTGGTGAAGAAGAAGATAGCTCACTTGGTGACTTTATCGAAGATAAAAAGATTATTTCACCTGCCGACGCAGTTATGAGTGTTACTCTTTCAGAGCAAACTCGTTCAGTACTTTCAACTTTAACTCCTAGAGAAGAAAAAGTTTTAAGAATGCGTTTTGGTATTGGAGAGAAATCAGACCATACACTTGAAGAAGTTGGTCAAGATTTCTTTGTAACTAGAGAGCGTATTCGTCAGATTGAAGCGAAGGCCTTGAGAAAGCTTCGTCACCCTTCAAGAGCGAAAATGCTAAAGAGTTACATAGATAAAGAATAA
- the dnaG gene encoding DNA primase, with the protein MSLKDLKEKIINEIALTSVVGHYIPITRKGTTSLAVCPFHDDHKPSMHVTNEKRFYKCFACGAGGNAIDFVVNYKNLDFVEALKEICDHQGINFDDYYQKKEKPPKLLMAEKILTKSSQLYRKLAETKAYEKYEEFIKKRGLSNDIAKTYSLGYAPKDSKLTSYLSSIPNEKERSFALDIAKELGLIKVDKNDNKSHYDTFRDRIIFPIWDQFGQVVGYTSRAVFDYQKAKYMNSRESFIFNKKHILYGLHLAKSSIRSKDAVILVEGNMDQIALFNKGFTNSVAVQGVALGETSLRNLKSMTTNFYLCLDNDQAGWNASERIHKQCVEAGITPKFVDLNPHKDPDDFLQAEGSIELQKRIEGAKSFIDAQIDKIFPSTLPEVLDAQLALLNHCFAILAPMGESLEATERAAQLAKRIGLSSQPDQIINNYKQFLKNEPQSFPNSPKEIDDPGLMTEMYHVDEYEMDESYLQYQEEELLSASALSKIETTLLSEIIKHPECLTSDKIGELLDFVSSNEVKKYITKLKEIFYEIDENEFVSIVSSLSENGSFSTQLKDTISSALKNYRPVALDENKVSQIVFDINKKLQEQKLKLLIEEYKMRIKACATKEESVELMNLFSKAQQDLKKVKDLRHK; encoded by the coding sequence ATGTCCCTTAAGGACCTAAAAGAAAAAATTATTAATGAAATTGCCCTAACCTCAGTTGTTGGCCATTACATTCCTATAACTAGAAAAGGCACTACTTCTCTAGCAGTTTGCCCCTTTCACGACGACCACAAACCATCTATGCACGTTACCAACGAAAAACGCTTCTATAAGTGTTTTGCTTGTGGCGCGGGTGGAAATGCAATAGACTTTGTCGTTAACTACAAGAATCTCGATTTTGTCGAAGCGCTCAAAGAGATATGTGATCATCAAGGAATAAACTTTGATGACTACTATCAAAAAAAAGAAAAGCCCCCAAAATTACTCATGGCCGAAAAGATTTTAACCAAAAGCTCTCAGCTCTATAGAAAGCTTGCGGAAACTAAGGCTTACGAGAAGTATGAAGAATTCATTAAAAAGAGGGGCCTCTCAAATGATATCGCGAAAACCTACTCCCTAGGCTACGCTCCTAAAGACAGTAAGCTCACCAGCTATCTCAGCTCTATTCCAAATGAAAAAGAGAGATCATTTGCCTTAGATATTGCAAAAGAGCTAGGCCTTATTAAGGTCGACAAGAACGACAATAAGTCCCACTATGACACTTTCAGAGACCGAATTATCTTTCCAATCTGGGATCAGTTTGGCCAAGTTGTTGGCTATACAAGTAGAGCTGTATTTGATTATCAGAAAGCTAAGTACATGAATTCACGAGAATCTTTTATCTTTAATAAGAAACATATCCTCTATGGACTCCACCTTGCAAAGAGTAGCATCAGAAGCAAGGATGCTGTCATCTTAGTAGAAGGAAATATGGATCAAATAGCTTTATTCAATAAAGGATTTACAAATTCAGTGGCCGTCCAAGGAGTTGCCCTTGGAGAGACGAGTTTAAGAAATTTAAAGTCCATGACGACTAACTTCTACCTGTGCCTTGATAATGACCAGGCCGGTTGGAATGCGAGTGAAAGAATTCATAAACAATGTGTTGAAGCTGGAATAACTCCTAAGTTTGTAGACCTCAACCCTCATAAAGACCCTGACGACTTTCTTCAAGCTGAAGGATCCATAGAGCTTCAAAAGAGGATTGAAGGTGCGAAGAGTTTTATAGACGCTCAGATCGATAAAATATTTCCAAGCACTCTACCTGAAGTTCTCGATGCTCAACTTGCGCTACTTAATCACTGCTTTGCTATTCTAGCTCCCATGGGAGAATCACTTGAAGCAACAGAGCGCGCCGCACAACTCGCAAAGAGAATCGGACTAAGTTCGCAGCCGGATCAAATAATCAATAATTACAAACAGTTCCTAAAAAATGAACCTCAATCTTTTCCAAACTCCCCAAAGGAAATCGATGATCCAGGCCTTATGACTGAGATGTATCACGTTGATGAATATGAAATGGATGAGAGCTATCTCCAATATCAAGAAGAGGAACTTCTTAGCGCTAGTGCTTTAAGCAAGATTGAGACCACTTTATTGTCTGAAATCATCAAGCATCCGGAGTGCTTAACTAGCGATAAAATCGGGGAATTACTTGATTTTGTGTCATCAAATGAGGTAAAAAAATACATTACAAAGCTTAAAGAAATTTTTTACGAAATTGATGAAAATGAATTTGTATCAATTGTATCTAGCCTTAGTGAAAATGGCTCATTTTCAACCCAGCTTAAAGATACAATTTCTTCAGCACTGAAGAATTATAGGCCAGTAGCTCTAGACGAAAATAAAGTTTCTCAAATTGTTTTTGATATCAATAAGAAACTACAAGAGCAAAAGCTTAAGCTACTCATTGAAGAATATAAAATGAGAATAAAAGCATGTGCAACAAAAGAAGAATCTGTTGAGTTGATGAATTTATTTTCTAAAGCACAACAGGATTTAAAAAAAGTAAAAGATCTAAGACATAAATAA
- the trmB gene encoding tRNA (guanosine(46)-N7)-methyltransferase TrmB produces MITTSKIKDAEELMTDLTYSDEFKYTSTNPYHDKLEEFKDFVFRDHEAEQLKGKWNQEVFKREAPLCLEIGSGYGHFMMDYCEKNPEVNFIGLDYRFKRSFSLARKLADHPTKTFKYLRAKGERIHFLFGENELDRIFYFFPDPWPKTRHMKKRLFQAPFLDQAYKVLRPGGRIFIKTDHDGYAQWMEEVMEGDDQFELVMSTKNLREEYPEHFLCDFKTKFEKIFLDKGIKIKAFELVSKKKD; encoded by the coding sequence ATGATAACTACTAGCAAAATTAAAGATGCAGAGGAACTTATGACTGATCTCACTTATAGTGATGAATTTAAATATACGTCTACTAATCCATACCACGATAAGCTTGAAGAATTTAAAGATTTCGTTTTTAGAGATCATGAAGCTGAGCAATTAAAAGGCAAGTGGAATCAGGAAGTTTTCAAAAGAGAAGCTCCTCTATGTTTAGAAATTGGTTCTGGATATGGGCATTTCATGATGGACTACTGTGAGAAAAATCCTGAAGTAAATTTCATCGGTCTAGATTATAGATTTAAAAGAAGTTTCTCACTTGCTAGAAAACTAGCCGATCACCCTACTAAGACTTTCAAATATTTAAGGGCCAAAGGAGAGAGAATCCACTTTCTTTTCGGAGAAAATGAATTAGATAGAATTTTCTACTTCTTCCCGGACCCATGGCCAAAAACACGTCATATGAAAAAGAGACTATTCCAAGCTCCATTTCTAGATCAAGCCTATAAAGTCTTAAGGCCAGGTGGTAGAATCTTTATTAAGACAGATCATGATGGATATGCACAATGGATGGAAGAAGTTATGGAAGGTGACGATCAATTCGAGCTAGTCATGTCCACTAAAAACTTGAGAGAAGAATATCCTGAGCACTTTCTATGTGACTTCAAAACTAAGTTTGAAAAAATCTTCTTAGACAAAGGAATTAAGATAAAGGCCTTTGAGCTTGTATCGAAGAAGAAGGATTAG